The DNA sequence CCGGGTGTGCATCCGGTCGTACAGAACGCCCACGCAAAGGAACATCGCCCCGGAAATGAAACCGTGGGAGATCATTTGCACCATCCCGCCGGTCACCCCCATCGCCAGCGCGGGCGCATCGACACCGTCGCTGGCCCAGTAGGGCAGGAAGAAGCCCAATGTGACGAATCCCATGTGCGCGATCGACGAATAGGCGATCAACTTTTTCATGTCTTCCTGGACCATCGCCACTAGCCCAACGTAGACGATCGCGATCAGACTGAGTGTGGCCATGAACCCGGCCATTTCGCCGGCGGCATCCGGCGCGATCGGCAAGGCGTAGCGCAAAAAGCCATAGGCCCCCATCTTGAGTGTGATGGCTGCCAGAATCACCGAGCCGCCTGTCGGTGCTTCCACGTGCGCATCCGGTAACCAGGTATGGACGGGCCACATTGGCACTTTGACGGCGAAGGCCACAAGGAATGCCAGGAATATCCAAGTCTGCTCGGCCGCGCCCAATGGCAGCCGCTGCAGCGCCAGCACGTCAAAGCCGCCGCTCTTTTGATAGAGGTAAATGAACGCCACCAGCATCAACACGGAACCGAGGAAGGTGAACAGGAAGAACTTGATCGTGGCGTAAATACGGCGTGGGCCGCCCCAGATGCCGATGATCAGAAACATCGGGATCAGCATGGCTTCCCAGAAGACATAGAACAGCAACGCATCGATGGCAGCGAACACGCCGACCATGAACCCTTCCATGATCAGGAATGCGCCCAGATATGCTGCGGGACGCTGTGTCACCGACTCCTTTGCGGCAAAGATCGTGAACACCGTCATGAACGTGGTCAGGATAATCAGGGGCATGGAGAGGCCGTCGACACCCAATGCGTAATCAGCGCCCAGTGAGGGAATCCACAAGGCCTTCTCCACGAACTGCAGATCTGCGCTTCCGATCTCGAAGCCTGTCCAAAGCCCCAGGCTGAGCAAAAACGTCAGCATCGACACACCCAGCGCCAGGCCGCGTGCGAGCGAAAGCTTCTGGTCCCCCAGCCAGAGGACCAACAGACCGCCGACGATAGGCGTCCAGATCAAGAGGCTCAGCAGCGGCAGATCGGCAAACATGCGGACTTTCCTTTCCCCTTGCGACAGAGCGCGGCAATCAGCGAATAAACAACATCCAACCCAACAGCAGCGTCAGGCCGATGAGCATGGCGAAAGCATAGTGATAGAGATACCCGGATTGCAGCGCGCGACCCTTGGCCGCCCAGGCGACGATTCGCTGCGCCGTCCCGTTGACGAGGCGGCCATCGATCAGGTCCATGTCCCCACGCTCCCAGAACAAGCGGCCGAGGGCTCGCCCCATTCCGGCGAATCCCTGAATGTACAGCGCGTCGAACCCGTACTTCCGCTGCAATACCCAGTTGGCGAGACGTCCCGGTATGAAACGGTTCGCGAAAAATTCGGCCACGCCCGGATTGAACAGGTAGACGTAACCGGCGCTGACCACGCCGGCCAAGGCCAGATAAACCGCGGGACCCTGGAACCCATGCACGACAAACGCCAAGGGACCATGGAAGTGCGCAGCCAGTTCGCCAAGAACGTCGTGCGAATGCGCCACCGTGATCACGCCCCGGAAGAAGTCACCGAACAGAATCGGCTCCATCGTCATAGCGCCGATGAAGATCGACGGTATGGCGAGCAGAACCAACGGCAGCGTCACCACCCAGGGTGACTCATGGGGAACATGCGCACCGTGGTGCCCATGATCGTCGTGATGACCGTGCGTCTCGTCATCGTGGCCCACGGCCGCCGTGAACCGTTCCGGCCCGTGAAAGACCATGAAGATGAGCCGGAAGGTATAGAAAGCGGTGATGAACACCCCGGACAACACGGCAACATAGGCGATGCCGGCACCGGGCAGATGAGACTCGGCGACGGCCTCGATCAGCGCGTCCTTGGAAAAGAAGCCCGAGAACCCGGGAAAGCCGATCAGCGCCAAGGCCCCGATCAGGCACGTGACATAGGTGATCGGCAGGCGGCGCCACAAGCCCCCCATGCGCCGCATGTCCTGTTCATGGTGCATGGCGATGATGACCGAGCCGGCCGCGAGGAAAAGCAGCGCCTTGAAGAAGGCGTGGGTCATCAGATGAAAGACCGCAGCGGAATAGGCCGACACTCCAAGCGCGACGGTCATGTAGCCAAGCTGCGAGAGGGTGGAATAAGCCACCACCCGCTTGATGTCCGTCTGGATGATGCCCAGCAATCCCATGAAGAACGCCGTTGCCGAACCGATCAACAAGATCGTCATCAGTGCGGTTTCCGACAGCTCATAGATCGGCGACATGCGCGCCACCATGAAAATGCCGGCGGTGACCATCGTTGCCGCATGGATGAGAGCGGAGATCGGCGTCGGCCCTTCCATCGAGTCGGGCAACCAGACATGCAACGGCATCTGCGCCGACTTGCCCATCGCGCCCACGAACAACAGCAAGCAGATCAGCGTCAGGACTGACCACTCGACCCCCGGGATGAGACGGATCGTCTCTCCTTGCAGCGCTGGAATGGCCGTGAAGACTTCGCGATAATCGAGCGATCCGGTGTACTGCAGGATAGCGGCGATCCCGAGCAGGAAGCCGAAATCCCCGACCCGATTGACCAGAAAGGCTTTCATGTTGGCGAACACCGCGCTTGGGCGCGTGTACCAGAATCCAATCAGCAGATACGAAACCAGACCCACCGCTTCCCAGCCGAAAAACAGCTGGAGAAAGTTGTTGCTCATCACCAGCATCAGCATGGCGAAGGTGAACAGCGAGATATAGCTGAAGAAACGCTGGTAGCCCGGATCCTCCTGCATGTAGCCGATGGTGTAGACATGCACCATGAGCGACACGAATGTGACAACACACATCATCAGTGCCGTCAGATTATCGACCAGAAAGCCGACCTCCAGACGCAAGCCACTCACCACGCCCCAGGTGTAGAGCGCTTCATTGAAGACCGGAACGCCGTCAATCGCGTGACTCTTGAGCACCCATGCCGACAACCCGAAGGACAGGCCCACGCCGGCGATCGTCAGCACATGCGCGCCAGCGCGGCCGATCCTTCTTCCGAACAAGCCCGCAACGATCGCGGCGATCAAAGGGGCCAGGACAATCGTCAGATAAGTCTCGCGCATGTTCGATCAACCTTTCATCCCGTCGAGATCCTCGACGTTGATGCTGCCTTTGCTTCGGAAAAGCACAAC is a window from the Candidatus Macondimonas diazotrophica genome containing:
- the nuoL gene encoding NADH-quinone oxidoreductase subunit L, which encodes MRETYLTIVLAPLIAAIVAGLFGRRIGRAGAHVLTIAGVGLSFGLSAWVLKSHAIDGVPVFNEALYTWGVVSGLRLEVGFLVDNLTALMMCVVTFVSLMVHVYTIGYMQEDPGYQRFFSYISLFTFAMLMLVMSNNFLQLFFGWEAVGLVSYLLIGFWYTRPSAVFANMKAFLVNRVGDFGFLLGIAAILQYTGSLDYREVFTAIPALQGETIRLIPGVEWSVLTLICLLLFVGAMGKSAQMPLHVWLPDSMEGPTPISALIHAATMVTAGIFMVARMSPIYELSETALMTILLIGSATAFFMGLLGIIQTDIKRVVAYSTLSQLGYMTVALGVSAYSAAVFHLMTHAFFKALLFLAAGSVIIAMHHEQDMRRMGGLWRRLPITYVTCLIGALALIGFPGFSGFFSKDALIEAVAESHLPGAGIAYVAVLSGVFITAFYTFRLIFMVFHGPERFTAAVGHDDETHGHHDDHGHHGAHVPHESPWVVTLPLVLLAIPSIFIGAMTMEPILFGDFFRGVITVAHSHDVLGELAAHFHGPLAFVVHGFQGPAVYLALAGVVSAGYVYLFNPGVAEFFANRFIPGRLANWVLQRKYGFDALYIQGFAGMGRALGRLFWERGDMDLIDGRLVNGTAQRIVAWAAKGRALQSGYLYHYAFAMLIGLTLLLGWMLFIR
- a CDS encoding NADH-quinone oxidoreductase subunit M produces the protein MFADLPLLSLLIWTPIVGGLLVLWLGDQKLSLARGLALGVSMLTFLLSLGLWTGFEIGSADLQFVEKALWIPSLGADYALGVDGLSMPLIILTTFMTVFTIFAAKESVTQRPAAYLGAFLIMEGFMVGVFAAIDALLFYVFWEAMLIPMFLIIGIWGGPRRIYATIKFFLFTFLGSVLMLVAFIYLYQKSGGFDVLALQRLPLGAAEQTWIFLAFLVAFAVKVPMWPVHTWLPDAHVEAPTGGSVILAAITLKMGAYGFLRYALPIAPDAAGEMAGFMATLSLIAIVYVGLVAMVQEDMKKLIAYSSIAHMGFVTLGFFLPYWASDGVDAPALAMGVTGGMVQMISHGFISGAMFLCVGVLYDRMHTRRIAAYGGVTSRMPVFAAFFVLFAMANSGLPGTSGFVGEFLVILASFQANPWIAFLAASTLIVGASYSLWLVKRVAFGPVTNPEVEKLTDVSAREFVMLGVLALMVLALGVWPKPLLAVIEPSVQQLLLQIVPGKL